The genomic DNA gtcccgagcattctggataacaagtcccatacctgtattaacaaacACTGTTATCCACTTTTGAATCTCAAACATGAATTCCAGAATTTCTGACTTCATAGCTTTAATCCATTCATTGAATCCTCTCTAATTACTGgaactaaatcttttttttttgaggggggcaGGAGGGAATAGATTTGTTGGTTTAAGCTGAGCTTTTAAGGGTGTGCTTATTCAGTGTAGAATGCCTACATGCACCTTTTTAAAACctctatcaatttttttttcaaacaggatGATGCTGTTGGAAACATTAACCTTGCTATGGACATTGCAGAAAAATACCTGGATATTCCAAAGATGTTGGATGCAGAAGGTAACCTTCTACTCTAGAATGCACATTtgttatacaattatacaatatCATAATTAACGAGGGTTGGGCACTGGTGCAGGCCGTGCAGAAAATCGGTTGATTCAaacatatattgtaaaaaaaaaaaaattatgtaaccCTTTTGGAAAATTTAAGAACACTAGAAGTCATCTTAGCATTCCTTAATTTGTATGGAATGATCTGGCCTGCAGTCTCTTACATCGTACCTTTGTGTGGTCCTGGACTTTGCAAGATAGCAATGGGGAAAGGAAGAGGATTATATTTGGAGAACAACCCAAGAAGCAAGTTTTTTTGAATTTGCCACTGGCTGTAATAGCCTAAGACAGAGTAGAGTCAGTTCAGATTTAGACGTATCTATcaccaaatatttttatttctctaatcATGAAATATATCCCTATAGTCTAATATTACGTCATTTAATTCCCATGCTATTTCATAGTACGGCTCTTTCAGAAAATACTTACTTGTCATGTTCATTTCTTTTAGATATTGTAAATACTGCCAAACCAGATGAAAGAGCTATTATGACTTACGTGTCATGCTTTTACCATGCATTCGCCGGAGCTGAACAGGTATCTCACATTTGTCATTGCAGTTATCACATGGTTGGTAACAAGTATGAGGAATGCATTAGCAGCAGAATTATATTTGGAATAAGGTCTTATTCACACTGTTGTGCAAACTAAAAGTCCTTCAGTTCCCAGAATGTCCAGAATGGCTTGCAACTACTACTGACAACATTGCTGCAGCAAAGCAACTCTTGTCTTTTAGGCTAAGTTCATGCTACTACAGTTTATGTAGTGCAAAAGTATGTAATATCAAGTTATGGTTAAACTATAGAGTCACCTGAGCTGCTGTACTTTAagaacagtaagggggttatttatcaaagtccgattttatctcaacattttctgctgcaaaaacgccgatcaaatccgctcaggttttttacgcttgtttattattacattttaccaaaaatttgctttgcggaaaaaaaaaaaatcagatatttttttttatttttcattcaattttcactattttttcggattCTTCACCCAAAAACGCCAGTTTCTTACCCTTTTTGCCCttaaacttcggggtattgcacgaaacccagcacacatcaaaaaatcattgggacttctcgcattgacttacatgcaacttcgacaggtctgagatgccggattttctgattctgactttttcatcctcggggtttaataaattccgaaaaattctttagaattcagattttatattaaaaaaaaaatcacaatttttttgtgatttttgcattcagagtttagtaaataacgccctaaATATCACGTATCATTATGTATGGCATCACCATAAACAGGCACTGTTTAATGCTTCAGGAATCAGTAGTAGGCAATTTTTCTCACTAACTGTGAAACAGTAATTGTTCAAGGAATAACATACCTCcctttctgtgggacagtcctgattttgaccgctcaacccgcagtcccggattattactgaaatgtcccgactttctctttgatctcctgcaatgaacagccagaaaaagatacaacgtttctaacttaagtgtcttttggcagagagccaaggcaggtgcactttgattcttatgtaacaatttaagataagcaaagaagtaattgtagcaatttaagataagcaggtctcttggggaaactgtgacttgcagcttaaaggacagttcactttcattagcaaaactgtaatgacacataaaaaccactaaaatgtgttcaaactttcttaacctgctaaactctgtaaaatgaacatggtaattagggggtgtggacaaAAAATAGGCTCCACACGACAggtctttttgtccctttttctagttccaaaatgttgggaggtatggaattacattgttttaatagCCAGCAGTGATTTTGCATCTTGAAATCAATGTCAGTAAATGCATAACTGCttaatttaattgtgtttttacaGGCAGAAACAGCTGCTAACCGAATCTGTAAAGTCCTGGCTGTGAACCAAGAAAATGAAAGAATGATGGAAGAGTATGAGCGACTTGCAAGTGAGGTAATGGAATTTTCAAAAGCTTatcataatattttacattttatattttacatttaaagggacggttcacctttaattaacttttagtgtgctatagaatggccaattgtcattttcatggtttttgaattatttgcctttttcttctgacaccttccagctttcaaatgggggtcgctgtccccatctaaaaaacaaatgctctgcaaagcaaggttattgctattttttttttactccgctTTCTATAtggatcctctcctattcatattccagtctcttatttaactcagtgcatggttgctagggtaatttggaccctagcaaacagattgttgaaattgcaaattggagagctgctgaataaaaagctaaataactcaaaaactacaaataataaaaactgaaaaccaattgcaaattgtctcagaatatcactctctacatcatagtaaaagttaaatgaaaggtgaacaacccctttaacaactatTGTTACGTGAAAGTTGTGTGAAATCAATAATTGTTTGTGAAATCAACAATAACTTGTTTGATATAGCTATTAGAATGGATTAGACGGACGATTCCCTGGCTGGAAAACCGCACACCCGAGAAGACCATGCAAGCCATGCTGAAGAAACTGGAGGATTTCAGAGATTATCGCCGCAAACACAAGCCACCAAGGGTGCAGGAGAAGTGTCAGCTGGAGATCAACTTTAATACTATACAGACAAAACTAAGACTAAGCAATAGACCAGCATTCATGCCCTCCGAGGGAAAGATGGTTTCAGTAAGTTTATTACCTAAACTCTGTAGGACTAATTatgaacagtaacataaaactaTTCTCCCATGTGCATAGTTTAATGTCATCCAGATGATTAATGCAGTAGAATTATGAATGTAAGGTGCGTAAACCCCCAAAAACATAGCAGTCAAGGGAAATCTCtgattattatttttcctttattggtAAGAAATAATTCCTCTATAGGATCCAATGCTTCGATGTCTGTTTATTGTTTCCAGTTACAACCAATGCTGTTTGGGACTgtgctcagttttttttatactgaacatgtgatgaattgaaaaataatatgttaaaatgCAAATGAAGAGCAAGTGGAAAAAGCAggcaaaaaaataccaaaataatggGTTATTCGTGGTTTTAAATAAACACACCTAAACCAggcaatgtttacatgatagcCCAGACGGTAAGATAATAAGATGGCtatgtaaaaattcaaatatttccaTTGCTATGCAGGATATTACAAATGCCTGGCAAAGACTGGAGCAGGGTGAAAAGGGATATGAAGAGTGGCTGCTTACTGAACTGAGAAGACTTGAAAGAGTGGAGCACTTGGCTGAAAAATTTAGGCAAAAAGCCTCCTTGCATGAATCCTGGACTGCTGGtaacatgaataaaaataatgcaagttTTAGAAAATATACTAGAAAAATATTGGATAAAATACTGGATGTTCTCCCCCACATAAAGCtcatcagagtttttttttactataaaatcttatGGTGGAAtctcaattttttagagatttattataccccgaggatggaaaaagtcagactctgaaaatccggcatctcagacctactgaggttgtataaaattcgatgggagaggtccctatactatttggaaatttttgtggtctgtgctggaattagcctgaaaatccaactatttgtGACTTTTCAGGCGAAAATATTaggggcttttcaggaaaaaactccaaaaaaaacgtacgattcagTTTTATactagatttttttcagtttgtcaCCGATCCGATTAAagcatgatttttattattaataaataaggattcttgaaaaattcagattttgataaataaggccattTGAATGTaccatagctttttttttttattatttttttttttttctgagattttTTAGACATAAGTATTGTGGTACAATATATATCCATTCAATATTATACGCATGCATTTCGTCCATTAGCCATCATATGCATTACATTTataatattctttttaatttaaacattaggaTAAATGCGTTATCGAATGTACCATAGCTTTAAAGAGATTCTACTGACATATGTTTACAATTTAGCAATAGAGAAAAATAGGCACCACACACACATCAAAATGATGAATCGGACGAAGTGAGGTTTATTCACCCAAGTGATCGAATTTACTTACCCGACACCCTGGGCTAGTGCTCCTATAAGGAGACAACTGCaacggcccgggattcttccagcaagcaccacggagaaaTAGTTTTCCTGCTTCTACTTTCTTcacagacgcatgcgcagtagaacgaaatagccaactaaAAGTTCGGCTTTACACGCTACTGCAAatgcgcagccgcaagaagaaagaagaagccagaagaagtTCGCTCCGTAGTGCTTgttggaataaccctgggccggtgcaccggcctgggtgtcaggtaagtagatatgATCACTttggggtgcttaacttttggcacccccaagtataacaggactttccatctcctttaatgcAAAGCAAAAGCTGGCTATGACAGCCTCTCTGTAATAGTATTTAAATTTTTATCTTACCTTAAAATTATGGTACATAAAATGTAATCTGCATTGCAGCATAGGATAAGAAGACAACTTTTGTTATTGGTGTCTGTATGGCTGGTGACTAGTAATGGAGGTGGTAACTTACAAAAGGGTTTACTGATGTTGAGTGTAATTGTTTTGTTGTCTGTTTAGGGAAAGAGCAACTGCTGTCCCAGAAGGACTATGAGACGGCATCCTTAACAGAAGTGCGCGCCTTGCTGAGGAAACACGAGGCATTTGAGAGCGAGCTGGCTGCGCGCCAGGACAGGGTAGAACAGATTGCTGCCATTGCACAGGAGCTGAAGTATGTTCCTCTCGCAGACAAACAGCTGTTGAGAGTTTTGTTGATAAAAATTGTTTCATGGAATTTGATAATGCTGTACTCACAGTGCACAGAATTCCTAGAATAGTATGGAACGGATATTATCGCAGCCTTGTCAAAAACCTTCTGCTAAATTTAGAACTCATCATTCGGCATGGGGAAATTGCTTGACATAAAGGATCTTATACTTGATGTACTTGAATGGTTATTTTGAGGCTTTGTGCTTATTGGGGATCAAAATGATGAAACATTAAAGAGATAAACCCTCCATAACATTTTACCAAAGATTAATTCAAAAGCCTAAACTACTTGTAGCTGAATTCACCTTtatattcacttgttttttttttttttgcttttcatatGATAATGTAAGGAAGGGGATGTTAGTATGGGGAAATATACAAGATGAAAAGAAATAGCACATTTGTAATTAACTTGCCAAGGTATTTACTCATCAAccagaattttcttttattttttatcatcctTACTACCAGTCTCTTATGATTCTTTGTACTATATTCACTTTTTAACtacttataattattattagtcTTACTGATTACCTTTTTTACAGCCTGTGATTAGAGATGCAATTTGGTTGAAAGTGAATACCAAAATTGGATAGgggaaaattacaaaattaaattgtttgtACTTCTCTTGCTGtccaggccctctcttattccaTGCTAACTTCCAAACTGTGGTCTGGTTGCTAAAACCCCCAATATTAATTGCATTTTGTCCTGGACTAATATTGTCTAATcaataataaaagataatatgAAGATGAACTACTCATTTAAAAATGTCTGGGgatttttcaaaaatacatttttgaaaatgtatctaCAATCTGAAAATTCTTCTAGATTTCTCTCAACTCGTCTTATATCTGAGAAATGCCActgtctaaagttttctggtgggctcacggttttatgttttctggtgggcccaaggtctaagggtttctggtgggctcctggcatcccagtccgacactggttgtttTCAAtttgggattattattatttgtaaactTGAATATTCTCGAACATGGAGACATCTAAGAGAATTTTTCTTGCATTACGCAAGGTCTCATAAAATTTAAATGTCAAATAAGTCAAGAATCCTCAAGAACTCTTAAGTTTTGAATAAGTGAAGCTGATATGcctgtttgtttgaatggatctGGGTAGCCTTGAGTTTcctaattttttcattaaataaaccatcaattgaaattttctatttagttaTTGGTAAAACTTTACATGAATTGCTGTTATGCCATACACATactaataatttatattataagtgCATGTGTAGCCAGCTTTACATAGGCATAAGTAATTAATTCATAACTAATTATGCATAATTGTTTGTTATGTAccatgatatataaataaatgatagttCTCCGGcatggagccctgtacttactgcctccGCTATGGCAGGAGGTAAAAACAAGGCTACAAATGACCCCCCGGGAAGTTTTCATCTTCTTTGCCATATGTCCTAAAATAATTACTTGAATCATGTTGGCCTAACTTTGCACTAACCTGTTTTACATATATACAGAAGGTATccataggttttttttcactatacaATATTGTTCTATTTCCTAGTGAGCTTGATTATTATGACGCAGCCAGAATTAATGAAAGATGCCAGAAAATTTGTGACCAATGGGATCGCCTTGGAACTTTAACACAGAAAAGAAGGGAAGTTCTAGAGGTATCTTGATCCTAATAATGAGTCCTAAAATGTATTCTAATATGAAGAAAGATAACTAACTAGTTAAGCTGATTCTTCTTTCTGCTTTTCTGAATAAAGTGGAAGATGCAAAGTATGGGGCACAGACAAAGACTAGGTGTTGCTTCCAGGGCTCCATTTTGTTTGCTCCTAATTTATTGCAAATGTAGCCAGTTGCACCCAATTATGAATAATGTACATGTGTTTGATTTGTGTTTTCATATTCTTAATTTAACTGCAGTTCATTTATCTCTCTTCTTGAACAGCGAACTGAGAAGCTCTTAGAGACTGTTGACCAACTGCATTTAGAATTCATTAAGAGAGCTGGACCTTTCAACATCTGGATGGAGGGAGCAATGGAGGATCTACAGGATATGTTTATTGTGCACAATGTAGAAGAAATGCAGGTGCCTTGATTTTCATTGAcacgaatgctttaataaatgtagCTACaagaagaaataagaaaaacCTCAAAACTTTAGTTCATCACAGCAGAAAATGTTACTGTGTGTTTATTTCCATTTTACTATTTTCCTGTTTCTTTGATATGGGTGTAGCCATTCTATATCCAGCAAGTGAACAAGATTGCCCACAGATAACAATACATCTACTTTTTTCATCATTGCATTTAAATCTCTTTTTTTGAGACACAGTAAGGAGAGCCTGTTGCATTTATACTATCTTCAAAAACTCTGTTATTATCTGTCACATTAGAAGTTCATATTCTATATGATTTAAGTGTTGACATTGttgtctgtttgctctttttgttTGGCCTCAGTCAGGACCCCCATCTCTTTAACTGTCATAGCTATATTAGGCAAAGTCCTTCTCAGGCAACAGTGTAAGACATGTAACTGTGCCTTTGAGATAAAGAGTAACTGATATAGTCTTGCTACATGAGTGTTCATACCCTGAGGTATCTACACACCAAGCAACACAGCAGATATGGCTACTGCAGTTTTGCCAGAAAGAAAGTAGAGACAGTGAAATTAGAACTAGGAAACACACTTCCTTACACTAAAGATGAATATAACTTTGCAGAGATTAAGGTCATTACTTATATATGAGTATATGTACATTGTCCCGCATTGTTCATTAATGTATGGACAGCAGGTTTAGGGAAAAATAAACACTAGTCCGTAATGTTTAAGATACAATAGGGTGTCCATTTtttaacaatcacattttttttccatgaatctcaaaaaaagtgtttttttactatatttctaaaaatttgagatttaagtgtaaaaaaacctctcatgcaaaactttgccaagtaaaagctgtcacaGTGCTGTAAAAGTGAATGAGAACGGCGCTGATTCTACTGGACCGATTTAAATCTATTTGGAGTTTTAGAGGGTTTTTGGATTTTCTtctttgctaggaattgtctgaaaaactcccTTTTTTTCAACGGTTTTGGGGTTTTTACCAAATCGTTCAGCtccatttcatattttttatattcagatatttttatcAATTCcgtgacaatcatggttttagaggttgtgagtttagttgtggtttcaaaaaccactaaaatccatcATTTAATAGATAAGCATTATTTCCTATATCAATAGTATGTCCAGTATGAGAAAAAATaagcatattgtatatatatatatatatatatatatatatatatatatatatatatatatatatatatatatatatatatatatatatatatatatatataaaagtttgaGTATCAGACAGCACTTCAGGGGTTGCTCCTGTGCACGGACATAATTAGTGTATAGTCCAATCATGAAAACACCAGCACCAAGgggctttagaaataaaaaagtttgtaTTATAACCTATCTATCACCGTTCGGTGATACATAGGTTATAATACAAACTTTTTCATTTctaaagacccttggtgctggtgttttcttgattggaatatatatatatatatatatatatatatatatatatatatatatatatatatatatatatatatatatatatatatatatcccattttAATAcgtttttgcttgttttttagaAATTGATTACTGCCCATGAACAATTTAAAGCTACGTTGCCAGAAGCAGACAGTGAAAGACAAGCTATACTGGGCATCCAAAATGAAGTGGAAAAAGTGATTCAAAGCTATAACATAAAAATATCTTCCCACAATCCTTACAGCACCATCACATTGGATGAGATTCGCACCAAGTGGGAAAAGGTACAAGTGGACTCCATGTCTTCTTCTTTCAGGTTATGGTCAGTGGTGGGTCCAGCAAAAAGCTGTTAATTTTAAGatctaaaatgttcttttttagcAGGTCTCTGGTGCAGAGAACACACTCTGCTCTAGCAATGCACCCCTCAGTAATTCAGCCTTTTCTTTTCCATGTAATTAGGCTGCATTTCCTTTTGGGGCCATGCTAGCACTtgtattcaatatacagtatgagaGAGTTACTTGGGTGGGGATGATATTTGAAGATTTGCAATGAGATCACATTCATTTTGTCCTGGAGAAAATCATTATAAGTGATCACCACAATTTTCTGGAAGACAGTAAACGGGAAGTTGGGCAGTGGTGTTGCAACAGATGTGGGCTACTGAGATTTTTTCCAAAGGTTTTTTGTATGTCATATCAACTTTTTTTGTTAACTAATATTTGTGCACTATGACTTTTATCTGGATATTAACATATTCCTGACTATTCTGTGCCTTAGGTGAAACAATTGGTGCCCATTAGAGATCAGACATTACAAGAAGAATTGGCTCGTCAACAAAACAATGAACGTTTGCGCCGACAGTTTGCTGCCCAAGCAAATGTTATAGGTCCTTGGATACAAAGCAAGATGGAGGTACAAATAACTAACTTCATCAAAGTATATTTCTGATGACAAGGAAGGAAACCAAATATAAGTTTTTTGAAGGGAAAACATTGCATATGGTCCTCAATGTTTACAGCtgaccatacactggccaataaataaataaagtctttTAATTAGAAGGAAGGAGGTCTGATTTGCATTATCTGGATCATGTAAAAGCTAAATAGGAACTCTTTGAGGGTAGGATTGACTTAATGGGCAAGTTCCTTTTTAACTTGAGTtgatgttactatgtatgtatgtatgttttgtaACAACATATGTGTTGCCCAGGAAATTGGACGCAGCTGCATTGACTCTACAGGCACTCTGGAAGATCAGATGAACAGTCTGAAGATGCTTGAACACAACATTGTTAATTACAAGCAAAATGTAGACAAGCTGGAAGGTGATCACCAGATGATTCAGGAATCCCTCATATTTGATAACAAGCACACCAATTATTCAATGGAGGTATGAGTAGCTGCAGTTAGGTTTCCAATACTGGAAATAGTATTTTCCTGGTGATTTTGAAGCACAAAGTTGTAGACTttgtagaacagggatccccaacctttggaacctgtgagcaacattcagaagtaaaaggagttggggagcaacacaagcttaaaaaaaattcttgggctgccatataagtgctgtgattggacatttggtagcccgtatgtggattgtcaatttacattgaggctctgtttggcagagcacctggtttttatgcagtcaaaatttgcctccaagcctggaattaaaaactaagcacctgctttgaggccactgggagcaacatccaaagggttggagagcaacttgttgctcacgagctactggttggggatcactgttgtagaacatagaaataaatacagaCGGCAGGGAAGAATTGTCTTTCAGTCAACccaagattgatttttttttcctgttaatattgCTATTAGATATTTTAATcaataatattttgtatatatctaATATGACAATAGACAGCATGTCCAATAATGATTTGTAGGTATTTAAGGTAGTATCAAAAGCAGTTGGatgatcaattttttttctattaataaaattgCCTGATCTTCATGATCTAGCtatctgtaaaaaataatatttttttatttggagaatAAGTACACGATGCCTATAAGAAGTAAAA from Xenopus laevis strain J_2021 chromosome 5S, Xenopus_laevis_v10.1, whole genome shotgun sequence includes the following:
- the actn2.S gene encoding actinin alpha 2 S homeolog, which codes for MTQAVTNETYNYTYEVEEYMNQEEEWDRDMLLDPAWEKQQRKTFTAWCNSHLRKAETMIENIEDDFRNGLKLMLLLEVISGERLPKPDRGKMRFHKIANVNKALDFISSKGVKLVSIGAEEIVDGNVKMTLGMIWTIILRFAIQDISVEETSAKEGLLLWCQRKTAPYRNVNIQNFHTSWKDGLGLCALIHRHRPDLIDYSKLNKDDAVGNINLAMDIAEKYLDIPKMLDAEDIVNTAKPDERAIMTYVSCFYHAFAGAEQAETAANRICKVLAVNQENERMMEEYERLASELLEWIRRTIPWLENRTPEKTMQAMLKKLEDFRDYRRKHKPPRVQEKCQLEINFNTIQTKLRLSNRPAFMPSEGKMVSDITNAWQRLEQGEKGYEEWLLTELRRLERVEHLAEKFRQKASLHESWTAGKEQLLSQKDYETASLTEVRALLRKHEAFESELAARQDRVEQIAAIAQELNELDYYDAARINERCQKICDQWDRLGTLTQKRREVLERTEKLLETVDQLHLEFIKRAGPFNIWMEGAMEDLQDMFIVHNVEEMQKLITAHEQFKATLPEADSERQAILGIQNEVEKVIQSYNIKISSHNPYSTITLDEIRTKWEKVKQLVPIRDQTLQEELARQQNNERLRRQFAAQANVIGPWIQSKMEEIGRSCIDSTGTLEDQMNSLKMLEHNIVNYKQNVDKLEGDHQMIQESLIFDNKHTNYSMEHVRVGWELMLTTVARTINEVETQILTRDAKGITQEQINIFRSSFNHFDKKKNGLMEHDDFRACLISMGYDLGEAEFARIMALVDPSGTGTISFQSFIDFMTRETAETDTSEQVIAAFRILAADKPYILPEELRRELPPEQAQYCLSKMPSYTGPGAVPGALDFTCFSSALYGESDL